Within the Thalassotalea ponticola genome, the region GCGAGCAAAGGCGAAGAAAGCTGCGGCACAAGCTAATAAATCAGATGAGTCCGCAGCTGAACAGCCGCTAGATACTAAAGCCAGAGCAGCTGCCGCAATTGAGCGAGCGAAGGCGAAGAAAGCTGCGGCACAAGCTAATAAAACAGATGAGTCCGCAGCTGAACAGCCGCTAGATGGCAAAACCAAAGAGGCCAGAGTGGCAGCCGCAATTGAGCGAGCAAAGGCGAAGAAAGCTGCAGCACAAGCTAATAAAACAGATGAGCCAGCAGCTGAACAGCCACTCGATGACAAAACCAAAGAGGCCAGAGTGGCAGCCGCAATTGAACGAGCGAAGGCGAAGAAAGCTGCTGCACAAGCTAATAAAACAGATGAGTCCGCAGCTGAACAGCCACTCGATGGCAAAACCAAAGAGGCCAGAGTGGCAGCGGCAATTGAACGAGCGAAGGCGAAGAAGGCCGCCAGTCAGAGTACTCAAACTGACGACAATGACGACGCTGTTGCTAGCGCCGATGATACGTCCAGTGTAGGTGGTGATTCAACGATTGATAGCAAAGCGGCTGCCAAAGCGCGTGCCATCGCCAAAGCAAAACAAAAAGCTATGGCGAGAAAAGCCACACAAATTACAGAGCCTGCCGATGATAGCGGTGTGCGCTCTGAGCAAGAGCAAGGCTCTGCCATTGACAATAAAAAGGCGAAAATAGCCGCCGCCGTTGCAAAAGCCAAAGCCAACAAGCAACGAAAAAACGAACAAGGTGAGTAATCATTCATGGCCTATTGGATAGCAAGTTCTCCACATAACCACGTCAAAGCAAAAACGCCAGTGTTAATGCGCACGGTGATTTTGGCAGCCATCCCGGGTATTGCGGCGCAATATTACTTTTTTGGTCCGGGAACTTTAATGCAAATCGGCTTAGCCGTGTTGTTTGCGGTATTGGCGGAAATTACCTTTTTAGCCATTCGCGATAAGCAAATTAAGACACAAATTTCTGATTTCTCAGCCGTACTTACCGGTGTGTTAATCGGTATATCGGTGCCCTCACTCGCTCCGTGGTGGATCACCGCGTTAGGCAGTATTTTTGCTATCGCTATAGTCAAACAACTCTACGGTGGATTGGGCTACAATTTGTTTAATCCAGCCATGGCCGCGTATGTGATGTTGCTGGTTAGCTTTCCCGTAGAAATGACATCTTGGCAACCGGCTATTGAGTTAATGAGTATCGATCTTAGCGCCTTTAATCACCTGTGGATTATTCTCACAGGCTTTACTTGGGAAGGTTTTTCTGTCGAGCAACTGCGAATGAATATCGATGGCGTGACCATGGCAACCCCGCTCGATACGCTTAAGACGGATTTAACGCTAGGATTAACGGTACAAGAAAGCTTTACTAAACCGGTCTTTGGCGAATATTTTGCGCTTGGCTGGGAGTGGATCAACATCGGCTTTTTTATTGGTGGTTTATACCTAATGGCAAAAAAAGCCATTGATTGGGTTATTCCAGTAAGCTTTTTAACCACCCTTTGGTTAGTCACCTTGATTGCCTACACCGTATCACCGGATAGCAGTGCATCGACCATGTTTCACTACCTGAGCGGTGGCACCATGCTAGGCGCCTTCTTTATATTGACCGATCCTGTATCGGCATCAACCACCCGCAATGGTCGCATCATTTACGCCGCCTCCATTGCGCTGATGGTATATATTATTCGCACCTTTGGTGGCTATCCCGATGCCATTGCTTTTGCCGTCTTATTGGCAAATATGATGGTGCCATTAATTGATCAGTACACCCGACCTCGAACCTATGGCCACAAGCAGAGCTAACTAGAGTATTGGTGATGAAAAAACAGATTGAACACAACGCAAAAATCTTGGCTATCTTTGCTATCGCCTGCACAGCAATGGTGTCTCTGGTAAGCTTGGCGACAAAAGACACCATTGCTCGCCAGCAACAAAAGCAGCTACTCGACACCTTGCACCAGGTTATTGCTGAAGATAAGGCCAACAATGATTTATACAACGACTGTAAGTTAATTAACGATCAAGAGCTGCTCGGTAGCAATCAGTGGCAAACCGCTTATGTGGCTCGCCTTGATAACCAGCCGACAGCCGTAGCGCTGACTACCATCGCCCCCAACGGGTACAACGGCAACATTGAGTTGATCGTGGCGATAAACATCGATGGTTCTATCAGTGGAGTGCGCGTGTTAGGCCATCAGGAAACACCGGGCCTTGGCGACAAAATAGAACTGCGCAAAGACAACTGGATTTTGACTTTTGACGGTCGCTTTTATCACGACGATAACGACTTGACTTGGGCGGTGAAAAAAGACGGCGGCGTGTTTGATCAATTTAC harbors:
- the rsxD gene encoding electron transport complex subunit RsxD, with the protein product MAYWIASSPHNHVKAKTPVLMRTVILAAIPGIAAQYYFFGPGTLMQIGLAVLFAVLAEITFLAIRDKQIKTQISDFSAVLTGVLIGISVPSLAPWWITALGSIFAIAIVKQLYGGLGYNLFNPAMAAYVMLLVSFPVEMTSWQPAIELMSIDLSAFNHLWIILTGFTWEGFSVEQLRMNIDGVTMATPLDTLKTDLTLGLTVQESFTKPVFGEYFALGWEWINIGFFIGGLYLMAKKAIDWVIPVSFLTTLWLVTLIAYTVSPDSSASTMFHYLSGGTMLGAFFILTDPVSASTTRNGRIIYAASIALMVYIIRTFGGYPDAIAFAVLLANMMVPLIDQYTRPRTYGHKQS
- the rsxG gene encoding electron transport complex subunit RsxG; the encoded protein is MKKQIEHNAKILAIFAIACTAMVSLVSLATKDTIARQQQKQLLDTLHQVIAEDKANNDLYNDCKLINDQELLGSNQWQTAYVARLDNQPTAVALTTIAPNGYNGNIELIVAINIDGSISGVRVLGHQETPGLGDKIELRKDNWILTFDGRFYHDDNDLTWAVKKDGGVFDQFTGATITPRAVVQAVKNAQIYFAKHKQELISVQASCHGDNDDTA